A DNA window from Enterobacter asburiae contains the following coding sequences:
- the metA gene encoding homoserine O-acetyltransferase MetA has translation MPIRVQDELPAVNFLREENVFVMTASRATGQEIRPLKVLILNLMPKKIETENQFLRLLSNSPLQVDIQLLRIDARESRNTPSEHLNNFYCNFDDIQGENFDGLIVTGAPLGLVEFNDVAYWPQIKQVLEWAKDHVTSTLFVCWAVQAALNILYGIPKQTRTEKLSGVYEHHILHPHALLTRGFDDSFLAPHSRYADFPAQLIRDYTDLEILAETEDGDAYLFASKDKRIAFVTGHPEYDPHTLASEYFRDVEAGLNPDVPYNYFPKDDPQNKPRATWRSHGNLLFTNWLNYYVYQITPYDLRHMNPTLE, from the coding sequence ATGCCGATTCGGGTGCAGGACGAGCTACCAGCCGTCAATTTCTTGCGTGAAGAAAACGTCTTCGTCATGACGGCTTCGCGTGCGACAGGTCAGGAAATTCGCCCGCTGAAGGTGCTTATTCTCAATCTGATGCCAAAAAAGATCGAAACAGAAAACCAGTTCCTGCGTCTTCTGTCGAACTCTCCGCTGCAGGTGGATATCCAGCTGCTGCGAATCGATGCCCGTGAATCACGTAACACGCCATCTGAGCATCTGAACAACTTCTACTGTAACTTCGATGACATTCAGGGGGAAAACTTCGACGGACTGATCGTGACCGGCGCGCCGCTCGGCTTGGTTGAATTTAACGATGTCGCCTACTGGCCTCAGATCAAACAGGTTCTGGAGTGGGCAAAAGATCACGTTACCTCCACATTGTTTGTCTGTTGGGCGGTACAAGCCGCACTGAATATTCTTTATGGCATCCCCAAGCAAACCCGCACTGAAAAGCTCTCTGGCGTATACGAACACCACATTCTTCACCCGCACGCTTTGCTGACGCGTGGTTTCGATGACTCTTTCCTGGCCCCGCATTCGCGCTACGCCGATTTCCCGGCCCAGCTGATTCGTGATTACACCGATCTGGAGATCCTGGCCGAAACGGAAGACGGAGATGCTTACCTGTTTGCCAGCAAGGATAAACGCATTGCTTTTGTGACCGGACATCCTGAGTACGATCCGCATACCCTCGCATCAGAGTATTTCCGTGATGTCGAAGCGGGTCTTAATCCGGATGTACCGTACAACTATTTCCCGAAAGACGATCCGCAAAACAAACCGAGAGCAACCTGGCGCAGCCACGGAAATTTGCTTTTCACTAACTGGCTCAACTATTACGTCTACCAGATAACGCCATACGATCTGCGTCACATGAATCCAACGCTGGAGTAA
- the aceB gene encoding malate synthase A, producing MTQQATTVDELAFTQPYGEQEQQVLTAEAVEFLTELVTRFTPQRNKLLAARIHQQQEIDDGKLPGFISETASIRRGEWKIRGIPEDLQDRRVEITGPVERKMVINAMNANVKVFMADFEDSLAPDWRKVIEGQINLRDAVNGTISYTNEAGKIYQLKPNPAVLICRVRGLHLPEKHVTWRGEAIPGSLFDFALYFFHNYKNLLAKGSGPYFYLPKTQAWQEAAWWSEVFSYAEDRFNLPRGTIKATLLIETLPAVFQMNEILHALRDHIVGLNCGRWDYIFSYIKTLKNYPDRVLPDRQVVTMDKPFLSAYSRLLIKTCHKRGAFAMGGMAAFIPSKDAERNNQVLNKVKADKELEARNGHDGTWIAHPGLADTAMEVFNRVLGDNKNQLFVTREDDAPTAEEQLLAPCAGERTEEGMRANIRVAVQYIEAWISGNGCVPIYGLMEDAATAEISRTSIWQWIHHQKTLSNGKPVTKTLFRQMLAEEMRVIQDELGEHRFSSGRFDDAARLMEQITTSDDLIDFLTLPGYRFLA from the coding sequence ATGACTCAACAGGCAACGACGGTCGATGAACTGGCCTTTACCCAGCCGTATGGCGAGCAAGAACAGCAGGTTTTGACGGCGGAAGCGGTAGAATTTCTGACTGAACTGGTGACCCGCTTTACGCCGCAGCGTAATAAGCTGCTGGCGGCACGCATTCATCAGCAGCAGGAAATTGACGATGGCAAGTTGCCTGGATTCATTTCGGAAACCGCTTCCATTCGTCGCGGTGAGTGGAAAATCCGCGGCATCCCTGAAGATTTACAGGATCGTCGCGTTGAGATCACCGGTCCGGTAGAGCGCAAAATGGTGATCAACGCCATGAACGCCAACGTTAAAGTCTTCATGGCCGATTTTGAAGACTCTCTGGCGCCGGACTGGCGTAAGGTCATCGAGGGGCAGATCAACCTGCGCGACGCCGTGAACGGCACCATCAGCTATACCAACGAAGCCGGCAAAATTTACCAGCTCAAACCGAACCCGGCGGTGCTGATCTGTCGCGTACGCGGCCTGCACCTGCCTGAAAAACATGTCACCTGGCGTGGGGAAGCCATTCCGGGCAGCCTGTTTGATTTCGCACTCTATTTCTTCCACAACTACAAGAACCTGCTGGCAAAAGGCAGCGGCCCTTATTTCTATCTGCCAAAAACGCAGGCCTGGCAGGAAGCGGCCTGGTGGAGCGAAGTGTTCAGCTACGCGGAAGATCGTTTCAACCTGCCGCGCGGCACCATCAAAGCCACGCTGCTGATTGAAACGCTGCCTGCCGTGTTCCAGATGAATGAAATTCTGCACGCCCTGCGCGATCACATCGTCGGCCTGAACTGCGGGCGCTGGGACTATATTTTCAGCTACATCAAAACCCTGAAAAACTATCCCGACCGCGTACTGCCGGATCGCCAGGTCGTGACCATGGATAAACCGTTCCTGAGCGCCTACTCGCGCCTGCTGATCAAAACCTGCCACAAGCGCGGCGCCTTTGCGATGGGCGGCATGGCGGCATTTATCCCGAGCAAAGACGCAGAGCGGAACAATCAGGTGCTCAACAAGGTGAAGGCTGATAAAGAGCTTGAAGCCCGTAACGGTCACGACGGCACGTGGATTGCCCATCCCGGCCTGGCCGATACGGCGATGGAGGTCTTTAACCGCGTTCTCGGCGACAACAAAAACCAGCTGTTTGTCACGCGTGAAGACGATGCCCCAACGGCTGAAGAACAGCTGCTGGCACCGTGCGCGGGCGAGCGTACGGAAGAGGGCATGCGTGCCAATATCCGCGTCGCGGTCCAGTACATCGAAGCGTGGATCTCCGGCAACGGCTGCGTACCTATCTACGGCCTGATGGAAGATGCCGCGACGGCGGAGATTTCACGTACCTCCATCTGGCAGTGGATCCACCATCAAAAAACGCTCAGCAACGGCAAACCGGTGACCAAGACCCTGTTCCGCCAGATGCTGGCCGAAGAGATGCGGGTGATCCAGGACGAGCTGGGCGAGCACCGCTTCAGCAGCGGACGTTTTGACGACGCCGCGCGCCTGATGGAGCAAATCACCACATCAGATGACTTAATCGACTTCCTGACCCTGCCGGGCTACCGCTTCCTGGCGTAA
- the aceA gene encoding isocitrate lyase, whose amino-acid sequence MKTRTQQIEELKKEWTQPRWEGIRRPYSAEEVVKLRGSVNPECTLAQNGAAKMWKLLHGGSKKGYINSLGALTGGQALQQAKAGIEAIYLSGWQVAADANLASSMYPDQSLYPANSVPSVVDRINNTFRRADQIQWAAGIEPGDPRFTDYFLPIVADAEAGFGGVLNAFELMKSMIEAGAAAVHFEDQLASVKKCGHMGGKVLVPTQEAVQKLVAARLAADVLGVPTLVIARTDADAADLITSDCDPYDSEFITGERTSEGFYRTHAGIEQAISRGLAYAPYADLVWCETSTPDLALAKRFADAIHAKYPGKLLAYNCSPSFNWQKKLDDKTIASFQQQLSDMGYKYQFITLAGIHSMWFNMFDLAHAYAQGEGMKHYVEKVQQPEFAAGKDGYTFVSHQQEVGTGYFDNVTTIIQGGTSSVTALTGSTEEAQF is encoded by the coding sequence ATGAAAACCCGTACCCAACAAATCGAAGAGTTGAAGAAAGAGTGGACACAGCCTCGCTGGGAAGGCATCCGCCGTCCTTACAGCGCGGAGGAAGTGGTGAAATTACGCGGCTCGGTCAATCCGGAATGCACGCTGGCACAGAACGGTGCGGCGAAAATGTGGAAGCTGCTGCACGGTGGCTCTAAAAAGGGCTACATCAACAGCCTCGGCGCGCTGACCGGCGGTCAGGCGCTGCAGCAGGCGAAGGCGGGTATTGAGGCGATTTATCTCTCCGGCTGGCAGGTTGCGGCGGACGCTAACCTGGCGTCCAGCATGTACCCGGATCAGTCGCTCTATCCGGCTAACTCCGTGCCGTCGGTGGTGGATCGGATCAACAATACCTTCCGCCGTGCGGATCAGATCCAGTGGGCTGCCGGTATCGAACCTGGCGATCCGCGCTTTACTGACTACTTCCTGCCGATCGTCGCGGATGCGGAGGCGGGCTTCGGCGGCGTGCTGAACGCCTTCGAGCTGATGAAATCGATGATTGAGGCCGGTGCAGCGGCCGTTCACTTCGAAGACCAGCTGGCGTCAGTGAAAAAATGCGGACACATGGGCGGTAAGGTGCTGGTTCCTACACAGGAAGCCGTACAGAAGCTGGTTGCCGCGCGTCTGGCCGCGGACGTGCTCGGCGTGCCGACGCTGGTGATTGCCCGTACTGATGCGGACGCGGCGGACCTGATCACCTCTGACTGTGACCCGTACGACAGCGAGTTCATCACCGGCGAGCGTACCAGTGAAGGCTTCTACCGCACCCATGCCGGCATTGAACAGGCGATCAGCCGCGGCCTGGCGTACGCGCCTTATGCGGACCTGGTCTGGTGTGAAACCTCCACGCCGGATCTGGCGCTGGCAAAACGCTTTGCCGACGCCATCCACGCGAAGTATCCGGGAAAACTGCTGGCCTACAACTGCTCGCCGTCCTTCAACTGGCAGAAAAAGCTGGATGACAAAACCATCGCCAGCTTCCAGCAGCAGTTGTCCGACATGGGCTACAAATACCAGTTCATTACCCTGGCAGGCATCCACAGCATGTGGTTCAACATGTTCGACCTGGCGCACGCCTATGCGCAGGGTGAGGGCATGAAGCACTACGTTGAGAAGGTGCAGCAGCCGGAGTTTGCGGCGGGCAAAGACGGTTACACCTTCGTGTCTCACCAGCAGGAGGTGGGAACCGGCTACTTTGACAATGTGACCACGATTATCCAGGGCGGAACCTCCTCCGTCACCGCCTTAACGGGTTCAACGGAAGAAGCACAGTTCTAA
- the aceK gene encoding bifunctional isocitrate dehydrogenase kinase/phosphatase, giving the protein MSRGLELLIAQTILQGFDAQYGRFLEVTSGAQQRFEHADWHAVQQAMKQRIHLYDHHVGLVVEQLRCITDGKSPDAEFLLRVKEHYTHLLPDYPRFEIAESFFNSVYCRLFDHRSLSPERLFIFSSQPERRFRTIPRPLAKDFFPDRGWEKLLHRVLTDLPLRLPWESKTRDIGYIHAHLNETFGAEVLSHSHLQVANELFYRNKAAWLVGKLVTPTAIVPFLLPIHRTDDGELFVDTCLTTGAEASIVFGFARSYFMVYAPLPAALVEWLREILPGKTTAELYMAIGCQKHAKTESYREYLRYVTAADEQFIEAPGIRGMVMLVFTLPGFDRVFKVIKDRFAPQKEMTAAHVRACYQLVKEHDRVGRMADTQEFENFVLDKQQIDPALMALLMQEAPAKITDLGDKIAISHLYIERRMVPLNIWLEQSEGQALRDAIEEYGNAIRQLAAANIFPGDMLFKNFGVTRHGRVVFYDYDEICYMTEVNFRDIPQPRYPEDELSGEPWYSVSPGDVFPEEFRHWLCADPRIGPLFEEMHEDLFRASYWRGLQTRIKNGHVEDVYAYRRKQRFCIRFAPSRAG; this is encoded by the coding sequence ATGTCGCGTGGCCTGGAATTGCTGATTGCCCAAACTATTTTGCAGGGCTTCGATGCCCAGTATGGTCGTTTTCTTGAAGTGACATCCGGCGCGCAGCAGCGCTTCGAACATGCAGACTGGCATGCGGTTCAGCAGGCCATGAAGCAGCGTATCCATCTCTATGACCACCACGTGGGTCTGGTGGTGGAGCAGCTGCGCTGTATTACCGACGGTAAAAGCCCGGACGCGGAATTTTTACTGCGCGTGAAAGAGCACTACACCCATTTGTTACCCGATTACCCGCGCTTCGAGATTGCGGAGAGCTTTTTCAACTCCGTCTATTGTCGGTTATTTGACCACCGCTCACTATCTCCTGAGCGGTTATTTATCTTCAGCTCCCAGCCCGAGCGACGCTTTCGAACCATTCCCCGTCCGCTGGCGAAAGATTTCTTTCCCGATCGCGGATGGGAAAAGCTCCTGCACCGCGTGCTAACGGATCTGCCGCTGCGCCTGCCCTGGGAGAGTAAAACCCGGGATATCGGCTATATCCACGCCCATCTCAACGAAACCTTCGGCGCTGAGGTGCTCAGCCACAGCCATTTGCAGGTTGCCAACGAGCTTTTCTACCGCAATAAAGCCGCCTGGCTGGTGGGCAAACTGGTTACGCCGACCGCCATTGTGCCTTTTCTGCTGCCCATTCACCGTACCGACGACGGGGAACTGTTTGTCGATACTTGCCTGACCACCGGCGCCGAGGCCAGCATCGTGTTTGGCTTCGCCCGCTCCTATTTCATGGTGTACGCCCCGCTGCCTGCCGCGCTGGTGGAGTGGCTGCGCGAGATCCTGCCGGGCAAAACCACCGCCGAACTGTATATGGCCATTGGCTGCCAGAAGCACGCCAAAACGGAAAGCTATAGGGAGTACCTGCGTTATGTCACCGCGGCCGATGAGCAGTTTATCGAAGCGCCCGGCATTCGCGGTATGGTGATGCTGGTGTTTACGCTGCCGGGTTTCGACCGGGTCTTTAAGGTGATTAAAGACAGATTCGCGCCGCAGAAAGAGATGACCGCCGCGCACGTTCGCGCCTGCTATCAGCTGGTTAAAGAGCACGACCGCGTCGGGCGCATGGCGGATACCCAGGAGTTCGAAAACTTTGTGCTGGATAAACAGCAGATCGACCCGGCGCTCATGGCGCTGTTAATGCAGGAAGCACCTGCGAAAATCACCGATCTTGGCGACAAAATTGCCATTAGCCATCTCTACATCGAACGCCGCATGGTGCCGCTGAATATCTGGCTTGAGCAGTCCGAAGGTCAGGCGCTGCGGGATGCCATTGAAGAATACGGCAACGCGATTCGCCAGCTTGCCGCCGCCAATATTTTCCCGGGCGACATGCTGTTTAAAAACTTCGGCGTCACCCGTCACGGGCGCGTGGTGTTCTACGATTACGACGAAATTTGCTACATGACCGAAGTGAATTTCCGCGATATACCACAGCCCCGCTACCCGGAAGACGAGCTTTCCGGTGAGCCGTGGTACAGCGTCTCGCCGGGCGATGTTTTTCCGGAGGAGTTTCGCCACTGGCTGTGCGCCGACCCGCGCATCGGGCCGCTATTCGAAGAGATGCATGAGGATCTGTTCCGCGCCAGCTACTGGCGCGGGCTGCAAACGCGGATCAAAAACGGGCATGTCGAAGATGTGTACGCTTACCGCCGCAAGCAGAGGTTTTGCATTAGGTTTGCACCCTCTCGAGCAGGGTGA
- the iclR gene encoding glyoxylate bypass operon transcriptional repressor IclR yields MVATVPAKRGRKPAATTAAAQQGGQVQSLTRGLKLLEWIAESHSSVALTELAQQAGLPNSTTHRLLTTMQQLGFVRQVGELGHWAVGAHAFIVGSSFLQSRNLLAIVHPILRKLMEESGETVNLAVLDQSDHQAIIIDQVQCTQLMRMSAPIGGKLPMHASGAGKAFLSQLSEEQVTGLLHRKGLHAYTHATLVSPVHLKEDLALTRKRGYSFDDEEHALGLRCLAACIFDEHREPFAAISISGPISRMTDDRVTELGALVIKAAKEVTLAYGGIR; encoded by the coding sequence ATGGTCGCGACCGTTCCCGCTAAACGCGGCAGAAAACCTGCTGCCACCACCGCCGCCGCACAACAGGGCGGACAGGTTCAATCGCTCACGCGCGGTTTGAAGCTGCTGGAGTGGATAGCCGAGTCGCACAGCAGCGTGGCCCTGACCGAGCTGGCCCAGCAGGCTGGCCTGCCGAACTCCACGACGCACCGCCTGCTGACCACCATGCAGCAGCTGGGCTTTGTCCGCCAGGTCGGCGAGCTGGGGCACTGGGCGGTGGGCGCGCATGCGTTTATCGTCGGCAGCAGCTTCCTTCAGAGCCGCAACCTGCTGGCGATTGTGCACCCGATTCTGCGCAAGCTGATGGAGGAGTCCGGCGAGACCGTAAACCTGGCGGTGCTGGACCAGAGCGACCACCAGGCGATTATCATCGACCAGGTGCAGTGCACGCAGCTGATGCGCATGTCCGCACCGATTGGCGGCAAGCTGCCGATGCACGCCTCCGGGGCGGGGAAAGCGTTTCTCTCGCAGCTGAGCGAAGAGCAGGTGACGGGACTGCTGCACCGTAAAGGGCTGCACGCCTATACCCACGCCACGCTGGTGTCGCCCGTGCATCTGAAAGAAGATCTGGCCCTGACCCGCAAGCGCGGCTATTCGTTTGATGATGAAGAACATGCCCTGGGCCTGCGCTGCCTCGCGGCCTGTATTTTTGACGAGCACCGCGAGCCGTTTGCCGCCATATCCATCTCCGGGCCGATTTCGCGGATGACCGACGACCGCGTGACCGAGCTGGGCGCGCTGGTGATTAAGGCGGCGAAAGAGGTGACGCTGGCGTACGGTGGGATTCGTTGA